The Paenibacillus sp. YPG26 genome includes a window with the following:
- a CDS encoding S-layer homology domain-containing protein, protein MNRLQKYSGILACSALLLNFAVGPKAEAASSSFTDIDNSFAKEAILELVQSGIINGKSQEGFDPRGQITRQEFVKILVKSMGLDTSNIPSTPTFKDVPANHWSFAYVEAAAKSGLVKGYTYNIFGGGDILSREQMATLFVRGLGVDAQGYGDKLTFRDANKISSYAKDAVGYALAKGLIKGNEDGTFNPGGTASRESVAAVASNFIKVKDEVKQVPVPAPVPDPIPTPSPVSVPNPTPNPTPTPDSTPIPNPVPTPDPTPIPNPVPIPDPTPIPNPVPIPNPVPTPDPTPTPSPDPTTDPEPVLQTLEFSNLTGDSNLIALYNPNETNKVTLSEGETLELSSTDTEVAFVEENESLPGQIDVFPLAEGSVTINVAVKNQDGIIVKQGSFAVDVVPYELDFLENVSVDVGYWKSQFIIGLTSDYIIETSSSSNPSTVKVTTGDDIADGQYALYIKTEGLPTDIETTETINVKIKKGNKVACVGSFDVTVTPSP, encoded by the coding sequence ATGAACAGATTACAGAAGTATTCGGGAATTTTGGCTTGTTCCGCACTATTGTTGAATTTTGCAGTTGGACCTAAAGCAGAAGCTGCATCATCAAGTTTTACAGATATTGATAATTCTTTTGCCAAAGAAGCTATATTGGAATTGGTGCAGTCAGGAATTATTAACGGTAAGAGTCAAGAGGGGTTTGACCCGAGAGGTCAGATAACGAGACAGGAATTTGTGAAGATTCTTGTTAAATCAATGGGACTGGATACGAGCAATATTCCTAGTACTCCTACATTTAAAGATGTGCCTGCAAATCATTGGTCTTTTGCCTATGTAGAAGCCGCGGCCAAGTCAGGACTGGTTAAAGGCTACACATACAACATATTTGGTGGTGGGGATATCCTTAGCCGGGAGCAAATGGCAACGCTCTTTGTAAGAGGTCTAGGTGTTGACGCACAGGGCTATGGGGACAAACTGACCTTTAGAGATGCGAATAAAATCTCTAGTTATGCAAAAGATGCCGTAGGCTATGCACTGGCGAAGGGGTTAATCAAGGGTAATGAGGATGGGACCTTTAATCCAGGGGGAACTGCTAGTCGTGAGTCTGTTGCAGCCGTTGCTTCAAATTTTATTAAGGTTAAAGACGAGGTGAAACAAGTGCCTGTGCCAGCACCGGTACCTGATCCAATCCCAACACCAAGTCCAGTATCGGTACCAAATCCAACACCAAATCCAACACCAACACCGGATTCAACGCCAATACCGAATCCAGTGCCAACACCGGATCCAACACCGATACCGAATCCAGTGCCAATACCGGATCCAACACCGATACCGAATCCAGTGCCAATACCGAATCCAGTGCCGACACCCGATCCAACACCGACACCTTCACCGGATCCAACTACTGACCCAGAGCCGGTACTGCAAACTTTAGAATTTAGTAACCTTACCGGGGATAGCAATCTTATAGCACTCTATAATCCTAACGAGACCAATAAAGTAACATTAAGTGAAGGCGAGACACTCGAATTGAGTTCGACTGACACAGAAGTTGCATTTGTTGAGGAGAATGAGTCGTTACCTGGGCAAATTGATGTATTCCCATTGGCAGAGGGTTCAGTAACTATCAATGTAGCTGTTAAAAACCAAGATGGAATCATAGTTAAACAAGGAAGCTTTGCCGTAGATGTCGTACCGTATGAATTAGATTTTCTGGAGAATGTTTCAGTTGACGTAGGATATTGGAAGAGTCAGTTTATTATAGGCTTAACCTCTGATTATATAATTGAGACTTCGTCTTCCAGTAATCCTAGCACAGTTAAAGTTACAACCGGAGATGATATAGCAGACGGACAATATGCGCTCTATATCAAGACTGAAGGCTTGCCAACTGATATAGAGACTACCGAAACTATAAATGTGAAAATTAAGAAGGGCAATAAAGTAGCTTGTGTAGGGTCATTTGATGTGACGGTTACACCAAGTCCTTAA
- the metK gene encoding methionine adenosyltransferase, with amino-acid sequence MSIKGRHLFTSESVTEGHPDKICDQISDAVLDAFLANDPNARVACEVSVATGLVLVIGEISTSSEYVDIPSIVRKTVKDIGYTRAKYGFDYNTCAVLTSLNEQSADIAQGVNAALENRDPAQVDKETANIGAGDQGLMFGFATNETPELMPLPIALSHRIARRLSEVRKDGTLDYLRPDGKTQVTIEYVDGKPTRVDTIVVSTQHAEEATLEQIQADIKEKVILPVVPAELLDADTKYFINPTGRFVIGGPQGDAGLTGRKIIVDTYGGYARHGGGAFSGKDPTKVDRSAAYAARYVAKNLVAAGLADKVEIQLAYAIGVATPVSINVDTYGTGKVSEEKLVELVSNNFDLRPAGIIRMLDLRRPIYHQTAAYGHFGRTDVDLPWERVDKAELLKEQAGL; translated from the coding sequence ATGTCCATTAAAGGGCGACATTTGTTTACTTCCGAGTCCGTTACCGAAGGACACCCGGACAAGATTTGTGACCAGATCTCTGATGCGGTACTTGACGCATTTCTGGCTAATGACCCTAATGCTCGTGTTGCTTGCGAAGTGTCCGTTGCGACGGGCCTGGTGCTCGTAATTGGTGAGATTAGTACGAGTTCCGAATACGTAGACATTCCGTCTATCGTACGTAAGACCGTCAAGGATATTGGTTATACCCGCGCGAAGTATGGTTTTGACTATAATACCTGCGCAGTGCTGACGTCACTAAATGAACAGTCCGCGGATATCGCCCAAGGCGTGAATGCGGCACTGGAGAACCGCGATCCTGCCCAAGTGGATAAGGAGACAGCTAACATTGGTGCAGGGGACCAAGGTCTGATGTTCGGATTTGCTACGAACGAGACACCTGAACTTATGCCTCTTCCGATTGCTCTGTCCCACCGTATCGCTCGTCGTCTCTCCGAAGTACGTAAGGACGGCACACTGGACTACCTTCGTCCAGACGGCAAGACACAAGTTACAATTGAGTATGTGGACGGCAAGCCGACCCGTGTCGATACCATTGTTGTATCCACACAGCATGCTGAAGAAGCAACTTTGGAACAGATCCAAGCAGATATCAAAGAGAAGGTTATCCTTCCTGTAGTTCCAGCTGAGCTTCTGGATGCAGATACTAAATATTTCATCAACCCTACTGGCCGCTTCGTTATCGGCGGACCTCAAGGCGATGCGGGTCTGACGGGCCGTAAGATCATCGTAGATACGTATGGCGGTTATGCGCGTCATGGCGGCGGCGCATTCTCCGGTAAGGATCCTACTAAGGTAGACCGTTCCGCAGCTTATGCAGCACGTTATGTAGCGAAGAACCTTGTAGCCGCTGGCCTTGCTGACAAAGTGGAGATCCAGCTCGCATATGCGATTGGCGTAGCTACACCAGTATCCATTAACGTTGATACATACGGAACTGGCAAAGTGTCCGAAGAGAAGCTGGTTGAACTCGTAAGCAATAACTTCGACCTTCGTCCTGCCGGAATCATCCGTATGCTTGACCTTCGTCGTCCAATCTACCATCAGACTGCAGCTTACGGTCACTTTGGCCGTACCGATGTGGATCTTCCTTGGGAACGTGTGGACAAGGCCGAGCTGCTTAAAGAGCAAGCGGGTCTGTAA
- a CDS encoding alpha/beta-type small acid-soluble spore protein yields MARGSRNNRQIVPQSREALRQMKYEIAAEFGLPVGYGAGPMGSADTEFAGELGSIGNGHTTSSWGHLTSRENGSVGGEITKRLVAHAEQHFTL; encoded by the coding sequence ATGGCAAGAGGTAGTCGTAACAATCGTCAAATTGTACCGCAAAGCCGGGAAGCGCTAAGACAAATGAAGTATGAGATTGCAGCCGAGTTCGGTCTGCCGGTAGGTTATGGTGCTGGACCTATGGGCTCGGCCGATACTGAGTTCGCCGGAGAGCTTGGAAGCATCGGTAATGGCCATACGACAAGCAGCTGGGGCCATCTGACTTCACGCGAGAATGGTTCCGTGGGCGGAGAGATTACAAAGCGGTTGGTGGCACATGCGGAGCAGCATTTTACATTATAA
- a CDS encoding DUF4832 domain-containing protein: MNKITYTTTSTVLGLSLLVGGLATGPLVEAAPNTSTKSTVSTSISKSSSSIAAKKNTQAKPAKKKSAPVVHTINALPAIKLGGKASVRLSEVNLLAQDEGSILTYTLSFNNGNSKSLDLTDYWTRVRSAGGSVYSATLKSADAAKKSVAPGSTAALTYIVKVGRNVKINDFAFQIVKWDFSQPNYESSLGAFKIPASYLISTPAGQSKTFRINEAPVKMKISQVTSYLSGDYNYVGVNVDLQNIGYKLFEDPKVKMVVKTAGGSSYPLTADSLGTDYRIQPQDTKKLNLMASIPKSVSLKNLELQIIQDDEATKLSLPLATLQLPAVKNQSITVKPYAEKVIVLPAGKIAASVKGAWVNQSYDDSDLAVQFAIRNVGTTTVAVPKYDFVLHTAGGNTIPFTVTGIDNMTLKPQEEKNIRMNITVPSKLVNSSLQLFVNIPQSSGDIPKDATGQAPSVSKDPVFTYPVGVFALPEAKLLENTTGVEQYMQTNNGLVGLTLSNIQRLPWTDGDLVTAKIVVANRGSKTINLPDLAGQLTVDSAKLSADTKLISTQSASLLGVGMTTDLYIVGKVPSYLNFAQLQIALLEKSGDPASPTTSPWFQFSNFGVLPGLNKINKDAAYQISTNGRKEEFKVLRTAVYPGASSDIVYSEVEVKNLEDHQIDLSQMVGFYKASSGQSYKAKAIQIETPAGPQEKSIVAFWTKIPSKNSVSDMKLILGEGITDNKLTPVKGDPTGYINAAEMEVNFQPTVLKAGLKDIQLFPYTLSVNKLDVYLTASTTVNVDMNYTLSKNTSYNVGELGHKLLIELKDSTGRIFEKEVAPETELKLSENGSFAYTVDDAIFDGMSYGAYSLSVYDVFQGQKVMLATHNAYYNTSRMYN; the protein is encoded by the coding sequence TTGAATAAGATTACATATACAACTACATCGACTGTATTAGGCTTGAGTCTCCTTGTCGGAGGTCTAGCTACAGGACCGCTAGTAGAAGCCGCACCCAACACATCGACTAAATCTACAGTTTCAACCTCAATTTCTAAGTCCTCTTCATCTATTGCAGCCAAAAAGAATACCCAAGCAAAACCCGCAAAGAAAAAGTCCGCTCCTGTCGTTCATACCATCAATGCTTTGCCAGCCATCAAGCTAGGCGGTAAGGCCTCTGTTCGCTTGTCTGAGGTAAATTTGTTGGCACAGGATGAGGGAAGCATTCTTACTTATACACTTAGCTTTAACAACGGTAACTCCAAAAGCCTTGATCTGACAGATTACTGGACCCGGGTGCGTTCAGCAGGCGGCTCTGTGTATAGTGCAACACTTAAGTCTGCCGATGCCGCCAAGAAAAGTGTGGCTCCCGGATCTACAGCAGCCTTAACCTACATCGTGAAGGTTGGCAGAAATGTTAAGATTAATGATTTTGCTTTTCAGATAGTTAAGTGGGATTTCAGCCAACCTAACTATGAGAGCAGCCTGGGCGCATTTAAGATACCGGCATCCTATCTGATATCTACACCAGCCGGTCAGTCCAAGACATTTCGGATTAATGAAGCACCTGTGAAGATGAAGATAAGCCAAGTCACAAGCTATTTATCAGGAGATTATAATTATGTAGGTGTGAATGTAGATCTACAGAATATTGGCTACAAATTGTTTGAGGACCCGAAGGTGAAAATGGTGGTCAAGACAGCCGGTGGTTCCAGCTACCCGTTAACAGCCGATTCTTTGGGAACAGATTACCGAATTCAACCTCAGGATACGAAGAAGTTGAATTTAATGGCGTCCATTCCTAAGAGTGTGTCTCTTAAGAATCTGGAGCTTCAAATTATTCAGGATGATGAAGCAACCAAGCTGAGTCTACCGCTCGCAACCCTTCAACTGCCTGCTGTTAAGAATCAATCAATTACGGTTAAGCCTTATGCGGAGAAAGTAATTGTTCTTCCCGCCGGCAAGATAGCTGCAAGCGTTAAGGGAGCATGGGTGAATCAAAGCTATGATGATAGCGATCTGGCTGTTCAATTTGCTATCCGAAATGTCGGTACAACTACCGTTGCTGTACCAAAATATGATTTTGTACTGCATACGGCAGGCGGGAATACCATTCCTTTTACCGTAACTGGGATAGACAACATGACATTGAAGCCGCAAGAAGAGAAAAATATAAGAATGAATATTACGGTTCCGTCCAAGCTGGTGAACAGTTCACTTCAATTATTCGTTAATATTCCTCAATCCTCCGGGGACATTCCTAAGGATGCAACGGGTCAGGCACCAAGTGTAAGTAAAGATCCGGTGTTCACTTATCCGGTAGGCGTGTTCGCCCTGCCAGAAGCCAAGCTCCTTGAAAACACTACCGGAGTAGAGCAGTACATGCAGACAAATAACGGCCTGGTTGGTCTAACCTTGTCGAATATTCAACGATTACCATGGACGGATGGCGACTTGGTGACAGCGAAGATTGTCGTTGCTAATCGTGGGAGCAAGACCATCAATTTGCCGGATCTGGCTGGACAGCTCACGGTAGATTCCGCCAAATTGAGTGCGGATACGAAGCTGATAAGTACCCAAAGCGCGAGTCTGCTTGGAGTAGGAATGACGACGGACTTATATATTGTAGGGAAAGTGCCGTCTTATCTTAATTTCGCCCAGCTGCAGATTGCTCTGCTCGAGAAGTCGGGCGATCCTGCATCCCCAACTACTTCACCCTGGTTCCAGTTCTCTAACTTTGGTGTTCTTCCGGGATTGAATAAAATTAATAAGGACGCTGCTTACCAAATATCAACGAATGGACGCAAAGAGGAATTCAAAGTATTGAGGACAGCTGTATACCCAGGGGCTTCTTCGGATATTGTATATTCGGAAGTTGAGGTCAAAAACTTGGAGGATCACCAGATCGATCTCTCCCAGATGGTCGGTTTTTACAAAGCTTCTAGTGGCCAGAGCTATAAAGCTAAAGCTATTCAGATAGAGACCCCTGCAGGACCGCAGGAAAAAAGTATCGTTGCCTTCTGGACGAAGATTCCTAGCAAAAATAGTGTCTCTGATATGAAGCTGATTCTAGGTGAAGGTATCACCGACAACAAGCTTACTCCAGTAAAGGGAGATCCTACTGGATATATTAATGCGGCTGAGATGGAGGTTAATTTCCAACCTACTGTCTTAAAAGCTGGCTTGAAGGATATTCAGCTGTTCCCGTATACTTTGAGTGTCAATAAGTTAGATGTGTATCTAACTGCTTCTACCACAGTGAATGTGGATATGAATTACACTTTAAGCAAGAATACAAGCTACAACGTTGGGGAGTTAGGACACAAACTGCTAATTGAATTGAAAGATTCAACCGGTCGTATATTTGAGAAAGAGGTAGCACCTGAGACAGAATTGAAACTTAGTGAGAATGGCAGTTTTGCATATACTGTGGACGATGCAATTTTTGATGGAATGAGTTACGGTGCCTACTCTCTATCTGTCTATGATGTGTTCCAAGGCCAGAAGGTGATGCTGGCAACCCACAATGCGTATTACAATACTTCACGTATGTACAATTAA
- a CDS encoding S-layer homology domain-containing protein gives MSNTSYTFKENSYMKDIQGGDKKVMKKILSVALSTAMAFSMFASVAFGAESTLTPQQQFDALSAKGILNGYPDGSAHLEKTVTRGELAKVIVKTLGLKEVTGVFSYKDKNYNAKNWAAPYIEAVTAAGIMQGKDTAKKIFDFNGNVTAEELATVLVRALKLEVPTTGIDNSATAWAKGYVQAAINAGLLEKSTNFQAAATRSQVVVAAYVVDQKNTLATVTGVSVASPNTLTVTGTGLGKLTAAQVTVGGVAATAISASADGKTATVTLASNLLPNAESTVVVTLDGKATEYKVTNGVVVNSVQVQKAAYDQQLKGQKVKFTINGQSTPVDVDYLALAGYSVTFVATKNGAVANILDNGAGTATNSNNTGALLSATAIPAGEYNIEVQIVKGSTVVTGSEKITVANLSTAATAVGDVVLYSFGADKTDESSANYNGTLAGDDFLLNSTTLVAGEKAQVYNVKATIAGVVGSAPAGSVSVTTSNPAVVSVNGKVLTAESAGTATLTITVGGNVTKTVNVTVTNSARAVKSITADPVSVNAVKGVATSVKLTAKDQYGDPFKLVTGAGAGNQVDEVTPAFVGAVQVETDTANKIGTQTLTFTPNATGTGTVYFKDKDGNIVGSFYVNATDVNNVASQKLEISGGESSDLTLDKAKADDDTVTFALNNYTTNGVKTTAETLTGYTVTSSNTSVATAAAPTGTTFVVTAIKAGTTQIVLKNAAGNFVAQATVTVVDNAPAIASVQFKSVPTIDYIGKTVSYKDVLNVTEQISVDPIVNGVTLKTASQYQVRLNVASAQLYLDTNGNGAYDAGTDSVLGTLVASIASGGTGNLATATPTISSVVTTARGDKGTILFKVLTDANDATTAVAATSVNVDVK, from the coding sequence ATGAGTAACACGAGCTATACATTTAAAGAAAACTCTTATATGAAAGATATTCAAGGAGGAGACAAAAAGGTTATGAAGAAAATTTTATCCGTAGCACTCTCTACAGCAATGGCATTCTCCATGTTTGCATCTGTAGCATTCGGTGCTGAATCTACACTTACACCGCAACAACAATTTGACGCTCTAAGCGCAAAAGGTATTCTTAATGGTTATCCAGATGGTTCCGCTCACCTGGAGAAAACAGTTACTCGTGGAGAGCTTGCTAAAGTAATCGTTAAGACTCTTGGTCTTAAAGAAGTTACTGGCGTATTCTCTTACAAAGATAAGAACTACAACGCTAAGAACTGGGCAGCTCCTTACATCGAAGCAGTAACTGCTGCGGGTATCATGCAAGGTAAAGACACTGCTAAGAAAATCTTCGACTTTAACGGCAACGTTACTGCAGAAGAATTGGCAACTGTCTTGGTTCGCGCTTTGAAACTTGAAGTTCCTACTACTGGCATCGACAACAGTGCAACTGCATGGGCTAAAGGTTATGTCCAAGCAGCAATCAACGCTGGCCTTCTTGAGAAGTCCACTAACTTCCAAGCAGCAGCAACTCGTTCCCAAGTAGTTGTAGCCGCTTATGTAGTAGATCAAAAGAACACATTGGCAACTGTAACTGGCGTATCTGTTGCTAGCCCTAATACATTGACTGTTACTGGTACTGGTCTTGGCAAGCTGACTGCAGCACAAGTTACTGTTGGCGGCGTAGCTGCTACAGCAATCTCTGCATCTGCTGACGGTAAGACTGCAACTGTTACACTTGCAAGCAACCTGCTTCCTAACGCAGAGTCCACTGTAGTTGTAACACTTGATGGTAAAGCTACTGAGTACAAAGTAACTAACGGTGTTGTAGTTAACTCCGTACAAGTTCAAAAAGCTGCTTATGACCAACAACTTAAAGGTCAAAAAGTTAAATTCACAATCAACGGTCAATCTACACCTGTTGATGTAGATTACCTGGCACTTGCTGGTTACAGCGTAACTTTCGTTGCAACTAAAAATGGTGCTGTTGCTAATATCTTAGATAACGGTGCAGGGACTGCTACTAACTCTAACAATACTGGTGCATTGCTTTCTGCTACAGCTATCCCGGCTGGCGAATACAACATCGAAGTACAAATCGTTAAAGGAAGCACAGTTGTAACTGGATCTGAGAAGATCACTGTTGCTAACTTGAGCACAGCTGCTACAGCAGTTGGTGATGTAGTTCTTTACAGCTTTGGCGCTGATAAAACTGATGAGTCTTCTGCTAACTACAATGGCACACTTGCAGGCGATGACTTCCTTCTGAACAGCACTACGCTTGTTGCTGGTGAGAAAGCTCAAGTCTACAATGTTAAAGCTACAATTGCTGGTGTAGTTGGATCCGCTCCTGCAGGCAGCGTATCTGTAACTACTTCTAACCCTGCTGTAGTATCCGTTAATGGCAAAGTTTTGACTGCAGAATCAGCTGGTACAGCTACACTTACAATCACTGTTGGTGGTAACGTAACTAAGACTGTGAACGTTACAGTAACTAACTCTGCACGTGCTGTTAAATCTATCACTGCAGATCCGGTTTCTGTAAATGCTGTTAAAGGTGTTGCAACAAGCGTTAAGCTGACTGCAAAAGACCAATATGGCGATCCGTTCAAGCTTGTCACTGGTGCTGGTGCAGGTAACCAAGTTGATGAAGTAACTCCAGCATTTGTTGGCGCAGTTCAAGTTGAAACTGATACAGCTAACAAAATTGGTACTCAAACATTGACATTCACTCCAAATGCAACAGGCACAGGTACTGTGTACTTCAAAGACAAAGATGGAAATATTGTTGGTTCCTTCTATGTGAATGCAACTGATGTGAACAACGTTGCTTCTCAGAAGCTTGAAATTTCTGGTGGAGAGTCCTCGGACCTTACACTTGATAAGGCTAAAGCTGATGACGACACTGTTACTTTCGCACTGAATAACTATACTACTAATGGTGTTAAAACTACTGCTGAGACTTTGACAGGCTACACAGTAACTTCTTCTAACACTTCAGTTGCAACTGCTGCTGCACCAACTGGTACAACATTTGTTGTTACTGCTATTAAAGCGGGTACAACTCAAATCGTTCTTAAGAACGCTGCTGGTAACTTCGTTGCCCAAGCAACAGTAACTGTAGTGGACAACGCGCCTGCAATTGCATCTGTACAATTCAAGTCTGTTCCTACAATTGATTACATTGGCAAAACTGTATCTTACAAAGATGTTCTGAACGTAACAGAGCAAATTTCTGTTGATCCAATCGTTAACGGTGTTACTTTGAAGACAGCTTCCCAATATCAAGTACGCCTTAATGTAGCTTCTGCTCAATTGTACCTGGATACAAACGGTAACGGTGCTTATGATGCAGGAACTGATTCCGTACTTGGTACACTTGTAGCGAGCATTGCTTCCGGTGGTACAGGTAACCTTGCAACTGCAACACCAACAATCTCCAGCGTTGTAACAACAGCACGTGGAGACAAGGGTACTATCTTGTTCAAAGTTCTGACAGATGCTAACGATGCAACTACTGCAGTTGCAGCAACTTCTGTAAACGTAGACGTTAAGTAA